In the Epinephelus fuscoguttatus linkage group LG10, E.fuscoguttatus.final_Chr_v1 genome, GGATCATTTAGTTTCACagtgaatgaattaaaaaaagagttGCAGCTCTAAATGAGAGGATGAACACTGTAACAGAGCATGAAGTGATTTAATGGACAGAGCTGTAACACAGCCGGTTATCAGCAGCTTACTGTGGCTGTAATTAACACTGCAGCCTGTAGGGGTCACCAGCACAACACCAGACGGGTTCAAAACAGGAAGCGTCTTATTTTTCAGTTCTGGTGCCAACTGTGTTTCTTTATTAAAACCTTTATATTAATGAATGAGTAAAAAGGTGGCACCAGTGATAGGCGTGGCTGGAGGGGTTATGCTTCCAGGTTGTCCGTCTATCCATCCttatgaacgtgatatctcaaggacaccttgtgggaatttcttctgatttggcacaaacattcacttggacttgaggatgaactgattatattttagaaaataagaaatgattgatttaattgaattttttaatagattatttatagtttttatagtttatgtagcacgagcatatcattttgttgctgctttaccaaaaaaggaagaaaacgAAAAGTATGACAGAGCTgagttttcctttttaaagcACAAATAAAAGGCACCAACTGCACTGTCTGTATTCACGCCCCTGCAACGAGTTTGAAAGAGCAACTGAATAAGTTAGAGATATAAAAAAGCAGTAATTACCAGAACACtttcacaggcctccatgctgctttctactgtttactaacctgttttcagtctgtgaCGGTGAGATATACATATTGTCTGCAGGCAGTGGGGAAGCGCTCTGTTGCCTATTTTAAACTGGTTTttccccacttaaaaaaaaagaagactagCATAGATTTTGATGGTAAAAGGCTCaaagtgactgatgggaacaaaAGTTTTTGATAACCTCTCTGGACATGTTCACACCATCAGCGTACGTCCACTAAGAGTTggtttttgccactgacgggTTCACATTGTTTTTCTAAGTGTCAAAATTcttgtttccaccgagcagttcagttcagttcagttcagttcagtttggagttgtttctgtctccacagtgaaagttgtggatggtcccaacagaagcgttccttagcgtccccatgtttggtcccccctctgttggggtacctagcacacagatctggtactaaaaggtggagctagaaaccctgcagtctgattggtcagtagaggacgctcactctggttttatgtaacctctgttcatacatcagtaaactacaactataaaatgaaagagaaaaaaatcacttcattcactgggccgactgccggcaacttttaaggtggaacgttaacttgtaatgttactcaatgcatgagttgatgacgtgaatccatcagcacaccttaaatttcactgtgacaactttgaccatcactttagtttttatatgacacacacttttagtaatgactttaaaaatatagattcatttggagcggattatgtgaaggtcatatattctaatcctcacttcctgtgggctacagcaacactaaacccctgagcttgcctgagaaggactaaatgcacaaagctgctattttgaaatatcccatggagagagactctcactgcagcctgttgtattttgttgtgaaaatgtgggcgtgcagcctcgttctgtggacgataaaccaggtgcagacttccatctgtgtcaccgctgatgaggaaatacagcgagtgctggacggagcagtgagtgacaacaaccccgcccacatttaagaggactgtctgaacacacccagggtctaggtaccatgtctgaagggtcactgctggttccagagggactggactgaaagggtttggtggagacggggctttAGTAACTGGCTGTGATGAGTTCCAAATCCTGTAGCTCACATTAGTTGctaagacataaaaacatggataaatggggtccaggttaaaaGATTAAGAAATTCAGAAGAAATCATGACAGTAAAAGAGTCTCAGTAAAAACTACATAAAGCTTTATTTTCACCAGGATTTATGAACATGTTCAGTAAAAATACACATCGTTACTACACACAACCCAACACCTGTTGTATTAGGACAACACTgcaaacattacattttcattaaTCCACAAATAACAGCTTTTTATAAAAAACACATCTTCTCACATAATGATGACAAAACTAACTTTCTTTTAAACCATTTTCTTTAACCCTCCTGTCCTGGGTCAGTGTGACCCGCTGCATGTTTTATCATCCAAAAAGCATCTAAAATcttaataaatgtataaaaaaagagACGAGACACCTCCGCTGTTCAGGGTCAAATTAACCCGTTCACTTAAAATCAGGCCTTTGAATCATGTTCCGTATTGAACTGAATGACTTGATGTCTTTGAGTCACTGTGATCCTGGTCGGCCCTGGCACCGTCTTTATGGTGTTTTCTGCACACAACAGCTTAACCGACATCGGTAATATCAATTTCCTCATCTGATTGTTGGTAATCAGAATTGTCATAATCAGAATTGACCTCTAGATGGTCTTCATCTCTTCAtcttcacacacatcctcctcttTTTTACTATTACGTTACTTGGAGCCTCCATGGCTGTCATCCAACGTGAAACGTACCCGTTTCATTTAAATGTTGATCACACTAATTAAGAGCCAACAGAAGAAGTTTCTTActgaaactagaattactgtaTTCATCTGTAAACCCGTCAGGTTGCAAAAACACCCatccttcacacacagaagatctatacaatcagcacagtttcaagattagagtcaccaattcagtatctgaccaaatgtctccccttctgttcctgagatatgacgttacaacacaatgatgtcacagtcaagctgacctttgaccttttggatataaaatgtcacttcattatttcattatttgagTTAGATggttgtgtgaagttttgtcctAACTAGCAAAGTAATCCCTGACgtttggccaaaaatgtgttatttgaagtcacagtgaccttgaccttcggccaccaaattctaatcatgTCATTGTTGGGTCCaagtgctaaatttgaagaaatacgCTCTTgagtgtttttgagatatctcgtttacaagaatgagacagacgagggcacagtgaccttgaaaTCTGACCTCTGACTAGCAAATTCTGATCACTTCATCGctgactcaaagtggacgtttgtgccaaatttgaaaaaaaaaaaaaaaaaaaaatttcactcAAGGCATTTTTGACATGTCATATTCATGagaaggtcatagtgaccttgaactAAACAGTGAACTGATTCGAATTTGGCAGTCAAAGCGCATGTtcatgtcaaatttgaagaaatttcctcacaGTGTTCCTGATATTGCACTctcaagaatgagacagatgcaaggtcacgatgaccttgaactttgaccaccaaaatctaactgGTTCATCTTTTAAtgaaagtggacgtttgtgccaaattgaagaaattacctcaaggcattcttgacaTATCACTTTCATGAAAATGAGAGGGGTGCAAGGTTATGGTGACCTTGacacttgacctttgaccaccaaattctaatgacTTAAGCatttagtccaagtggatgtttttgccaaatttgaaaaaaatccctgaaggcgctcttgagatattgtgatCACGAGATTGGGACAGGTATACGTACGGACAacccaaaacataatgcctctggacATGACAGTCACCGGCGTGGAgacataaaaacactttttttacaCAGATTTTCAAACTTTAAAGAGTCAAACTGAGCTGCAGCATAACAGGAGGGTTAATAAAAACATCTGATGTAACCCAAAGATGTTTTTACATGAGGTAGTAGTTCAACCACCAAACTCTCCAAGTCCTGGAATAAGACATGGAACCTGTCGACCCGCTGTGACAGCCCGAGGCACGCTCCGAAAATACCAAAGTGTGAATTCACAGTGGGCGCAGCATGTCTTGTCTCGACCCATCTGATCAACAATCAGCCGTGTATTATTTGACCCAGAGTGAGTAGGACTCCGTCCCCTCCATCAGCTTCAGACCTCAGAAACAGATTTCATTCGTCGTCAAAGTTGGCAAAAGCAGGAAGCCAGTAGCTGTCCTTTCTTTCAGATCGGCTTTGAATTTCGATTTCCTTCTTGAGTTGTTGGACTTTTTTTATCCTGGAGATCTGAGCAGCAGCCAGACAGATCATGCAGATCTGCAGGAGGAAACATGAACATGTTAgagactgttttattttctcattaaCCCAACGATTCACCGTTCAGATGGCAGCCGagtcctgttttttttaatttatttattttttttccttagaTGAACTAAAGCAGCCGGTACCTCGAGCAGCAGCAGGCCGGCAGTTAGTCCGGCCACCAGCAGCAGGTTGTTTTTGGCCCATGAGACGATCTTCTCCAGGCAGCCGATGGTGAAGATGTCCTGAGCAGCTGGACCCTCCTTCAGCTGCTGCATCCCATAACCACACATGGTGTTCAGCACCGTCTGCAGGAGGACACAACACATACCTCAGAGGTGACAGATGTTGAAGGtcattgtctctctgtctgtccccacTCCCTGTCCATCTCCTCTGGTCTGACTTCACGGTCATGTCTCAAAAAACAACACGCCAAATAATCGTTTACACGTGTTTAAAATAACACTCAACACATCAGCTATCACAACCACCactagacagacagacagacagacagacagacagactgtgaTTGTGCAACCCAGTCTCCAGAATATActttgtacgtttctgcaaaccacaaatacgttacatttgttatggtcaggaaaaaaaaatgttttggtttaaaataccctGCTTTGGTGGTACAGTCCTGGCAGGAAACTCAGTGATGTCtccataaaaaacaactgcttttcatgctgGTATCCCCGCTGCAAAAACACCATGGTTGgtgcctgaaaagctgctgaaaaaacagcaacaggttgccTATGAAACACCAACATTTGGCGCCTAAAggagcgatcacaccgagatgaaacgctagaaacgcaatgccagtaaaaccattgttttcctgtgaTACGGCGTGTCTGACCAGTGTTCAAGCTTCTTTTTACACGGCCATTTTTTCTGGCGTagatgctgaaaagttaaatttttttttttttttgagcgtcagacgccagtagctagtgcgcattgaataagcgcttccagcgtttcaagcatctttgaagcgtccgcgtctctagcgtctcgtttctgtgtgatcaccccctaagaagcagctggaaaaaaaacacccaagtttggtgAACCATAAAAATGTGACGTActggtggtttgcagaaacgttcagtgccaacatttccttCTAGCGAGCGGGCTGAGTCTAACCTGGTTCTGTAGGCGAACGCAGCAGGAGAAAGGAACTCCACAGACCTCCAGACTGGGGTTTGTGTCTGAACACTCAAAGTAGGCGTTGTGGGACCAGTCTGTATAGCTCTCAACtccacagcactgaaactacaaacacaacaaactagTTCATAAAACTCCTGACGCTGCCTCTCAGTCACTGaatcattcttcttcttcaccttcTTCTGGATGAAGTCGATGGCGTTCTCCAGGTCGTGGTCCTCCCTGTAGCGGACGATGGCTTTCATCATCAGCATCTCCGTCCTCTCCATCACCTGAACAACAAcatcagatttgttttgttttatttggtgATTTATTTGAGTTAATCTGAACAAGACTGATGAGTCTTTTGGACTGAAACGATGAGCTGGCTGCGTGACCTGAGTCTCACGAGTCAAACAGAGGTTGGGCAGTTTGGAAAAAATCAACCAGTTACTCGTCATCCTCCAAATCTTTTctcttgtaaaaacaaaaagtacttTAATAAGATTTCACCTTTGTGTCACGTGTGTTTGGTTTCAGTATGGACTGAGCTCACTGTTGCCCCTTGTGGTTGTTGGGGGAAGTGACTTGGATAAACGACACGTTGGTGAAATGTATTTTACTGGACGTGTTTCAAActatattttttctgttttgcaaGAGAGTAGACTTCAAGGAAAAAGTCACCGTGCTGCAGGAAGTGATGTGTTTATATTTCCTGTCTCATCAGAGCACAGTGATGTTACCATGTCAGTGAAGAGGTATCCCACGACTCCAGCAGCGACCTGCAGGAGGAGGACGGCCACCAGGATCCCCAGAAACTGCAGGAACAGCCAACACAGTAAGAACACCACTGACACGCAGAACAaacagcacattaaacacacagcgACACGTCACACTGAACCCGACACAGCTCAGCTGATCAGTGATGAGTCATACCGTCTTCAGCAGGCAAATGGCGTTACGCAGCGCCCCAAAACACCCCAGGAACGTAATGAGGAACATCACAGAGCCGACGATGATCAACAGCAGAGCTGGATCCAATGTCAGGGTGTCAAccacatctacacacacagacacacacacacagaaagagaaaacacacagttgAATTCTAGCCATTGTAGCAAGTAAAAGTTGAAACATGTCCGATAAACTTTCTGGCTCATCTTCAGGAATGTCATCAGCAGCATTGTCAGCTGCCACTCTGCCGGGGATGAGACCAACACACcttttgcagcagtatgatacacacCAGGCGAGTCAGTTTTAAGATCCTGACACACAAAACCGACTGGAGAGAGCTAGCGGCGAC is a window encoding:
- the zgc:113223 gene encoding tetraspanin-33; the protein is MRGYRAIKYTLFICCYVLWVVSAILTAVGIYAKIAKEKDVVDTLTLDPALLLIIVGSVMFLITFLGCFGALRNAICLLKTFLGILVAVLLLQVAAGVVGYLFTDMVMERTEMLMMKAIVRYREDHDLENAIDFIQKKFQCCGVESYTDWSHNAYFECSDTNPSLEVCGVPFSCCVRLQNQTVLNTMCGYGMQQLKEGPAAQDIFTIGCLEKIVSWAKNNLLLVAGLTAGLLLLEICMICLAAAQISRIKKVQQLKKEIEIQSRSERKDSYWLPAFANFDDE